CCTCCACCTGCAATAGCAACACAGTTAGTCACTTATACCCAGACCAAATTCAACAAGCCCTGAAATGGGtgccagtactcattttgggtgcaggATATCCACAATACTTCTGTGCTAATATTCTATGAGgtgcaggagctcaagcagtagaacatttgaggtgccggtactctgctcctgcccaagtcaagcactggatgTAAGTGACAAAGTGCAGAAAATGGTGTCAATGGTAATATTATGATGAGGAGGACACGTTAAGTGTGTTACATTGGCATACCTTCATGTGCACCAGGCAGGTGGGCACAGCCATGCGACTGACCGAGTCAGATGCTGTCTTCATGTCCACTCTCCAGTCCATCTCCACTAGATGGGGCAGCGAAACTGGAGAACAGTCAACCAAAAGTTAAGCAGTGTCAGGGTTGgtacctctctctcacacacacacacacacacacacactcaatttaCCCACATTGGCATACAGGTCAATGCATAAATAAATATTCTGTCATTCAGTAAATGATATTTCAAAGAATAGAGCCTGAATATGCTTACTTTGATTACACAGAGCCTCATTTCTCCATGTGggactaaaaaaaataaaaacatatcagTAACCATACTTTCAAACATTTGACACCATTTCAGTTCACAAAATTGGACATGCACATTGTAGAACTATGAGAAAGTGGTCATTGGTAAGCATGGGAGGGATGGCTACAGACCTGTGCTCAAGCAGAATCTTGGTAATGAGGTTCTTGAGGCTGGGGTGGAATGACTTGGGGAATAGTACAAGGATCTGCTCGGGCGCTGTCAGGTTATGGAATAGGATGTGGTGAGAAAGGGTGTGCAGGGCTGCGACAAGCTGGAAGAGAAGAGAACGGGATCAATTGGTGTCCTCTCCCAGAGGACCGGTTTGACAAACACTGGTGGTTTTAGAGACACTGGTGTAGAGCAGGTGAGTCGTGTTGGTTGTTCTATACATTAGGCCTACATTCATATCAGCATTCTGTAGTAATATTGTAGCAAACGGTGACAGTACAACGCCCTTTGCAGATCTTGAACCCGGGTCGCTTTACTATGTACACGCTTCTTTGTCGCTGATGAGAATTAGTGAATGGCATTAGTGTTAGAATTATAAAGCTGCAGTCTGTGTGCAGTGCACCCTGTTTTTCTCCTTGGTTGACGACTGATCTTGCAATTACTTTACTTTCTCACACTCACCTCCTTTGCCTCGATGGCAGATACAGACAGGGTCCCTGCTGTGCTTTCCGCGAGCCGCCGTGACTCGGGGGCTCCAGAAGGGAAACTGTCAGCACACAGCTGCCGCACCGCATCCTTTGATGGAGCCTTCTCACATTCATGGTAGTGAGTCGACATGAAAGGGATGAGAGACAGTCAGACGAGCACCGAATGATCTCACAGTGAACGCCTATAGGCTACAGAGGCACATTATGGGATAGGTCAGACTACACTCACAGTGGCGCGTATTCATGGGTGCCAAGGGAAGTCAGGCTTTCCCAAAAAATTGACCAAGGAAAAACTATTTAttttgtctctgtgtttcataattttccttcaattcgcaagaggctgaatgtatttcACCTgagaaagcatcagagcgagcgaataagtgcccctctgtctctctagcccATTTATCTGAtcctgtctggtcaaaaagagtgaTGTTGTTGCCGACcgaagccagcaagcatttggcctccctttatattttttaaaatcaaataaGCCAATCAGCGTTGCGCTAAACTGaatgagctcaactgtgaatggtactggcctacaaaaaaaaaaaaaaaaagtgtcaaggtaagccagcttggatttggcttcacaccaatcatcACAACAAAATCCAGATGTCATTGAATTGTTGTATTgttctccggtggctagctacagtgcattcggaaagtattccgtttcctgttggaaggtgaccctTTGGCCCAGTCAGAGGAccggagcgctctggagcaggttttcatctctctgtattttgcttcgttcatctttccctcgatcctgactagtctcctagtctctgccgctgaaaaacatccccacagcatgatgctgccaccaccatgcttcaccgtagggatggtgacaggtttcctccagacgtgacgcttggcattcaggccaaagagttcaatcttggtttcatcagaccagagaatcttgtttctcatcctcggagagtctttaggtgtcttttggcaaactccaagcgtgctgtcatgtgcctcttactgaggagtggattccatctggccactctaccataaaggcctgatttggtggagtgctgcagagatggttgtccttctggaaggttctcccatcgggttcttggtcacctccctgaccaaggcccttctcccccaattgctcagttggccgggcggccagctctaggaagagtcttggtggttccaaactttttccatttaagaatgatggaggccactgtgttcttagggaaagtcaatgctgcagaaatgttttggtacccttccccagatctgtttctcgacacaatcctctctcggagctctacagacaattcctttgacctcattacttggtttttgctctgacatgcactgtcaactgtgggtccttatatagaaaggtgtgtgcctttccaaatcatgtccaatcaattgaatttactacaggtggactccaatcaagttgtagaaacatccatggaaacaggatgcacctgagctcaatttcgagtctcatagcaaagggtctgaatacttatgtaaataaggtacttGTTTTTTTAATGTGCAAACAtctctaaaaccctgttttcgctttgtcattatggggtattgtgtgtagattgaggaacaaTTTATTTGATCAATTTTGGAATGAGgctaaggtaacaaaatgtggaggaaggtgtctgactactttccgaatgcactgtatttagcttacgttgattggagaATCGTTTTTGGTGTCTTTTAATTGTCACactattagactaagcataggtgatttgatggtgctggaatagtggaggcagctcctattttctttgcgacttatggtaactctccgtggttctaaatcaattgTAGTTTAGTAGTGTGAAATTGtcaaacattaacttgcttaacCTTGCTGTAGCTCATGTAACTCTTTGTTACACGCAAggcgctgcctccactattccagcaccatttcaacatgaTCAAATTACCTacgcttagtctaatacagtgacaactaaaagataccaaaaacaatttagtccaatcaacgtaagctaaatatgagtgttcgtgcaagtagaaaaaacatgttgacttacCCTACTTgaagagaaacgccaatgccatcctctctttcatgttgacgaaatggtctatgactctgtcatacagtacgcttttatttattttttgtaataggctacctggctaaaatgcttgctcgctagcctgacttcctttcatgggcaacaatgtgccaggccagctagttaacattagcctagctACTACATCTagttacatattgaacttccatcctctcaggccaggggcacaatgtatgaatttatggttgcaTCAGAATCGCCGTTAAAATCATTGGCccgtacggagaattaagtaaaacccacaaatccaaatccctatctccatctgGAGGACATcaacacaatgagatgcaacaattcaattCAGTCATTTGACATTTTGCTCtcatgtgattggtgtgaagccaaatcccaAACTGGTTTCCCTTTATACTTTTTTGGTGTGCCAAGACCATTCATTCATCGCtaagtttagctcaatgctgattggctaatattttatacttttatttttatcaagggaggccaatgCGTACttgcttcccttgcattcaacgctatagacccttttccagtaTACGACCACTGACGTCACGCAACTCTTGGCTGCAGTAAGAAAGCCATCACCATCTGCGCCCATTCAACATAGCCTAGATTTAAGTttgtattacttctaaacaaaataactttttgggGTTCTAATACGCTTACAGTTATGTTTTGAGTCTTGCTTGAACAGTCGTTAAGATTATATatggttgtgatctttgcaaaatcactattttggatgcagcagttgttagctagaatgctaatgCTCGTTGACATAGGCTttagcaaaagctagccaaagatacattttactggttgaagttttaagtgttggagaaaaaaaatgcagTTGATTTACGATaatgacacaaacattataaTAAGCAGGACATACATACTagccttaaaatccaattataatccaaaagtagtgtgaaat
The sequence above is a segment of the Coregonus clupeaformis isolate EN_2021a chromosome 19, ASM2061545v1, whole genome shotgun sequence genome. Coding sequences within it:
- the commd9 gene encoding COMM domain-containing protein 9; translated protein: MAAISDEHFSSLQILLKAPSKDAVRQLCADSFPSGAPESRRLAESTAGTLSVSAIEAKELVAALHTLSHHILFHNLTAPEQILVLFPKSFHPSLKNLITKILLEHSPTWRNEALCNQISLPHLVEMDWRVDMKTASDSVSRMAVPTCLVHMKVEDSSCLGGSGALSSVTVELSKETLDTMLDGLGRIRDQLSVVAGK